The Thermodesulfobacteriota bacterium genomic sequence AAAAAGTATGTTTTTACATCTTTGAACTGTGCCCGTGCATAATCAAAAAGGGTCTGAACCACCGGTATATAAGGATCCATTGACCATCCGCCATTATCAATCGCCAGTATGACCTTAAGACGATCTTTTAAATCTCTGTCAAAAACGATTTCTATCTCCCCGCCGTTTTTCATGGTCTGGTAAATGGTATCGTCAATATTGATTTGATCTTTTGGGCCGGACGGCACCATGTTTCTGAGTCTTTTTAGGGCTTCACCTACCATGGATTGGGTAAGGGGGCCTTCAAGAGAGTAATCCTTGTATCTCCTGTCCATGGCAACTTTTACCGCCGACTTGTTTCTGGAGATTCCCCCAACCCGCATACCGCCGGGATGATATCCCGAATGTCCCACAGGAGAAGTTCCACCGGTTCCAATCCATTTATGCCCTCCATGGTGGGCTTCGGTCTGCTCTTTAAGCCGCTCCTTAAAATATTCGATCAACTCTTCAGGGGAAAGCTTGCTGAGTTCGGATTCATCCATACCCAAAGCTTCTGCCAGCACCTTAGGATTTTTCAGCCATTCGTCCAGCATGGCCCTTGCCATTTCATCAAGTGCAACTCCATCAAAATCAGGCAACTCGGCACCGTGAAAATGATGGGCAAAAACCTGATCGAACAGATCAAAATATCGTTCACTTTTAACGAGAATCGCCCTGGCAGAGGTATAGAAATCTTCCAGGCTGCTGATCAGGCCAGCGCTAAGTGCTTTATGAAAGGTTAAAAAGGAGGTTGGGCTGACAGGAATTCCCGCTTCCTTTAATATGTAAAAGAAATCGATAAACATTTTAGTTTTGGGTTCCGGGTTTTTCGATCGTTCGGCTTAAAAAAGTCTTCGGCGTTCTACGGAATTAACCGCTTTATTATAGTCCTGGCTTTTTTTGAATAGAACTCCCAAAAACGGCACCTCGCCTTTTATCAGTTTTTTGGGCTTAAAATCGGGGTCGGCGGAAAGCGCCCTGATCCAGTTAATGAGTTCGCGGGTGGCAGGCCGTTTCTCTATGGTATCCAGCTCCCGAAGTTTGTAAAAAGCGTCAACGGCATTTTCCATAAGCTCGTCATTAAGGTTCGGAAAATGAACCCGAATAATTTTGCGCATCATCTTGGGGTCCGGAAAGGCAATATGATGAAAGTTACACCTGCCAAGAAACGGGTCCGACAAGTCTTTTTTTGCATTTGAGGTAATAATAAATACCGGTCGATGTGAGGCTTTAACCGTTTTATCAATTTCAATAATATCAAATTCCATCTGATCCAGCACATCGAGCATGTCGTCCTGGAAATCGGTGTCTGCCTTGTCGATTTCATCGATCAGAAGGACCGACCTGGCAGACGAGGTGAACGCCTGACCGATTTTCCCCATTTTAATATAATCTTCTATATTGCTGACATCCCGGCTTGAATCACCAAAACGGCTGTCATTCAGTCGGGTCAGGGTGTCATACTGATAAAGCGCCTCAACCAGTTTCATGCTCGATTTTACATTCAACACAATAAGGGGCATATCCAGATTCTCGGCAATGGCGTGGGCAAGCATGGTTTTGCCTGTGCCGGGCTCGCCTTTGAGCAAAAGCGGCATTTCAAGTGCCATGGATATGTTTACGATTTGAGCCAGCTCATCATCCAGAACATAGCGGGTTGCTCCTGAGAAATTTTTTCTTGAATCTTTGTTAACCATCTAAAACCTCATTTATAGTTGTGTGTTGTTGGTTACGCATTTCGGATTGTTTATGGGTAGCAATAAATGTTTTATTTTCACCGCAGAGTCGCAAAGTACGCAAAGAATCACTTTTTTATTGCTTTCCGCTGAGCCCCGCTAAATGAAGCGGGATAAAAGGGCGGAAAGCAATAAAGTATTCATCCCTACGGGAAAAATAATTTGATATAAAAACATATAGTTTTAACAATATGAATGCCGATTGATTTTCATTTGCCGTCCTCTCAACGGCAAATGAAAAAACTTTATGCTCTGCGTTCTCTGCTTCTTTAGCGAAGCGGGCGGTGAAAAAAAAGCTATATAAAATACGTCATAGAATTAATGAATTAGATCACTAAGGCTTATCTCTAACTGTGTGCCATATCAATTTGATACATTATTTTTAAGCGGTCAGAAACTTCTGCGGTTAATTTAAGCACCTTTTTTGCTAAAT encodes the following:
- a CDS encoding MoxR family ATPase, whose amino-acid sequence is MVNKDSRKNFSGATRYVLDDELAQIVNISMALEMPLLLKGEPGTGKTMLAHAIAENLDMPLIVLNVKSSMKLVEALYQYDTLTRLNDSRFGDSSRDVSNIEDYIKMGKIGQAFTSSARSVLLIDEIDKADTDFQDDMLDVLDQMEFDIIEIDKTVKASHRPVFIITSNAKKDLSDPFLGRCNFHHIAFPDPKMMRKIIRVHFPNLNDELMENAVDAFYKLRELDTIEKRPATRELINWIRALSADPDFKPKKLIKGEVPFLGVLFKKSQDYNKAVNSVERRRLF